DNA from Salvelinus namaycush isolate Seneca chromosome 6, SaNama_1.0, whole genome shotgun sequence:
AGTCTAAAAGAACAGGTACTGACCCTTGCTCTACTTACTGTGCACATGACACAATGCTGCGATCATCTCAGTAGTTAATTCAACATTGCGTTCCCATCACTCTGTATCTAAACACATGAGTCTAATAAGCGTTTATCACACTGCCATTCACTTGCTGTATCCAGGTATTTCTTTGACAATGATCTGCTGAGCACTGAGCAGAGAATCTCCTATGAGGAGGATGGCTTCCTCCTTATCAAGGGCCTGGTGTCTGGGGAGCACATTGACAGATTCAGGTAAGACCACAACACCATGAGAGAGACAACAGAAAGATCTCAGATGTGATTGAAAGGACAACACTAGATAAACAAAAAACAGGCGTCTAACGTAGAATGCTCAATGATAAAAGTAGAAAAAGACCACAGAAGAGAAAAATGCCTGAAGATCACTTCACTTGACTGTCTCCACCAGCGCTTCAATATGTCCCCTGTCTTTGACCCCACATGCAGCATGGTTCAccagcagaacactagaacactgctcCTCTGTGCCAGAGACACATGGCTTTACCAGCTGGGCTTAATTAGTGATGCTACACTGAACAAGgactgagtttgtgtgtgtgtgtgtgtgtggcagggcgACGTTTGAGCGGATATTCCGTCGGGAGGTGCAGGTCCCGGGGCTGGTGGTGATGAGGGACGTGTCCATCGCCAAGTCAGAGTTCGTCCCTGACCAGAAGGCCATCTCCAAGCTGCAGGACTTCCAGGAAGAGCCTGAGTTATTCCTCTACTGTAGCCTGCCTCAGGTACACACactgcatggacacacacacacacacctagacccACGCACGCGGACTGCATCATAGTTTCCCTTCGAAATTCGACATCTTTTGGATTAACAGCTATTTTTGTTGGATTAATTATTCATTGCGGCTTGCTAGAGCATTGGGAACTGCCACAGTGCAGTGGTCTGAGCAGCGCTCTTTCTCTCCGAGCATCACAAGTTCGTGCCGggcaattgtttttattttttttggtgAGCGCCGAGGGAGGCATGCATATGTTCTTAGGACCTTTTGAAACGTCTGAAATTCGAAGTCTATTTCTAGTGATCAGGCTAGGCTGACAGGGACGcattcattcacacacacacacacaagctcagaACACACACGTTCTTTGTACAGTCTTTCAtttcctttttttccttttttttcccACATCTAGTTTTTATTATTTCACTTGTCTTTGTCTTTCTCAGATCctgaattcaaatcaaatcaaagtttatttgtcacgtgcacagaatacaagcccttaaaacttcttatggctgcaggggcagtattgagtagcttggatgaaaggtgcacagaggtgcccatagtaaactgcctgctcctcagtcccagttgctaatatatgcatattattattcgtattggatagaaaacactctgaagtttctaaaactgtttgaattatgtctgtgagtataacagaactcatatggcaggcaaaaacctgagaagttccacttcctgtttgaattgtttctgaggtggcagattttcaaccaagctctcattgaaattacagcgagatattgatgagttttcacttcctacggcttccactagatgtcaacagtcaatagaactttgtctgatgactctaatgtgaaggggggccgaaggagacagg
Protein-coding regions in this window:
- the LOC120049141 gene encoding phytanoyl-CoA dioxygenase, peroxisomal-like, which produces MALYQDSLKEQRLSHCHSLAVSRYFFDNDLLSTEQRISYEEDGFLLIKGLVSGEHIDRFRATFERIFRREVQVPGLVVMRDVSIAKSEFVPDQKAISKLQDFQEEPELFLYCSLPQSIGNCHSAVV